In one Diabrotica virgifera virgifera chromosome 7, PGI_DIABVI_V3a genomic region, the following are encoded:
- the LOC114335230 gene encoding mannose-6-phosphate isomerase has product MELVCEVQKYDWGKRGQESKVAQLIRSANEHFQIEESSPYAELWMGTHVNGPSLVKETGQLLSKYISEHPSVLGEKVAAKFNKQLPFLFKVLSINNALSIQAHPTKEFAEALHRKYPDIYKDPNHKPEMAIALTPFEALCGFRPPQEVRHFIEQLPELENITKSKNEMDDKKFLEKSFRSILTCDKQLISSTIKSLQTKFKELSSCDQTKYHVSLFDRLNCQFPNDNGVLMVYFLNYIKLKPSEAIFLAANEPHAYIYGDCIEVMASSDNVVRAGLTPKFVDVETLLSMLEYKGDIAEEKLFKPVNEDEYTRLFRPPVPDFAVVEIRIPNSVKLYRTIKRDSASIIIIMEGTGKSKNREIKPGLVLFLAADETFEISEISSYTEYLLMYQAFANL; this is encoded by the exons ATGGAACTGGTCTGCGAAGTGCAAAAATATGACTGGGGCAAGCGAGGTCAAGAAAGTAAGGTAGCACAATTAATTAGATCAGCAAATGAACACTTTCAAATTGAAGAATCATCACCATATGCAGAATTATGGATGGGGACCCATGTAAATGGACCTTCTCTAGTAAAAGAAACGGGCCAGCTTCTATCCAAATACATAAGTGAACATCccagtgttttaggagaaaaggtAGCAGCAAAATTTAATAAGCAgttaccatttttattcaaagtTTTGTCAATTAACAATGCTCTGTCTATACAAGCACATCCTACAAAAGAATTTGCAGAAGCATTACATCGAAAGTATCCTGACATTTATAAAGATCCAAATCATAAGCCTGAAATGGCTATAGCTCTCACTCCGTTTGAAGCTTTGTGTGGATTTAGGCCTCCGCAAGAGGTGAGGCACTTTATCGAACAACTACCTGAATTGGAAAATATCACAAAGTCAAAGAATGAGATGGATGATAAGAAGTTTCTTGAAAAATCATTTAG GTCAATATTAACATGTGATAAACAATTAATCTCATCTACTATAAAATCATTACAAACCAAATTTAAGGAGCTAAGCTCATGTGATCAAACGAAGTATCATGTATCACTGTTTGATCGCCTTAATTGTCAATTTCCCAATGATAATGGAGTGCTGATGGTCTATTTCTTAAATTACATAAAGCTAAAACCATCTGAAGCCATTTTTTTAGCAGCCAATGAGCCACATGCATACATTTATGGTGACTGTATTGAAGTCATGGCTTCCTCAGATAATGTAGTGAGAGCTGGATTGACACCAAAGTTTGTTGATGTCGAAACTCTACTGAGCATGTTGGAATACAAGGGAG ATATTGCTGAGGAAAAACTCTTCAAACCAGTAAATGAAGATGAATATACAAGACTGTTCAGACCTCCAGTGCCAGATTTTGCAGTAGTAGAAATTCGAATTCCAAACTCTGTCAAACTGTACAGAACAATAAAAAGGGACAGTGCTAGCATAATAATTATTATGGAAGGTACTGGAAAAAGTAAAAATAGAGAAATAAAGCCGGGTCTAGTATTATTCTTAGCAGCTGATGAAACATTTGAGATTTCTGAAATATCCTCATACACAGAATATTTGTTAATGTACCAAGCATTTGCCAATTTGTGA